A part of Paenibacillus sp. IHBB 10380 genomic DNA contains:
- a CDS encoding serine hydrolase domain-containing protein has translation MKSFIKHKRVALTLTAILAVAPVFPAYGTLHAAGHTATYQAIDKAANSDNIPGVVVTVKKGDASWSYASGEGNIERNHKVDADSAFRIGSTTKTFVAAVVLQLAGEKKLSLDDTVEKWLPGLVQGNGHDGNKIKIRQLLNQTSGLPDYLTPELRTKLLTNPDGNYTAEQLVAIGLKQKPVTGWAYSNTNYAILGLIIQKATGETYAEQIKKRIIEPLQLKETFLPGNSMDIPKKNARGYLDTGNKLVDITLLNPSIANAGGDIISTGEDLTTFFRALLGDKLLTPEMKKEMMTSTADSPFGQYGLGIYQTKLPNGTYVWGHGGGIPGFTNFAGGTEDGEHVISININVLGDAVKHIDNIIASEFASEPKKELTEKEKKSKHREDVKRVIDEVITSKRVPSVVAGGLQDGKRWSYATGTASYEVPSRVEPDFSFRIGSVTKTFTASVVLQLAEEKQLSLDDSVEKWLPGVVKGNGYDGNNIKIRQLLNHTSGLASYTDDNLRDIILPQNPFRYYSVDDLIGLALAKPPVYAPGKGWNYSNVNTILAGKIIQKVTGDTYAEQIRKRFIEPLGLTETFVMENSSHIPGKHATGYNMDRSGHLYDLTEMNQSWANAAGDIVSNVKDLTTFFSALLGGKLLNQEMMDQMLTTVDSPMGKVGLGIFEGKTPDGQSYWGHAGGTFGFETRAFGPLGGKHILVTAINSVGPDATAAHIKLLNKEFGR, from the coding sequence ATGAAATCATTCATCAAGCACAAAAGAGTTGCACTTACGTTAACAGCGATATTGGCGGTTGCACCGGTATTCCCTGCTTATGGAACGCTGCACGCCGCGGGTCACACGGCAACCTATCAAGCGATCGATAAAGCTGCCAATAGCGACAATATTCCAGGCGTTGTCGTTACCGTGAAGAAAGGAGATGCGAGCTGGTCTTATGCTTCCGGTGAAGGGAATATCGAAAGAAACCATAAAGTAGACGCCGACTCCGCATTCCGAATCGGAAGTACAACAAAGACGTTTGTCGCTGCGGTTGTCTTGCAGCTTGCCGGTGAGAAGAAGCTGTCCCTTGACGATACGGTAGAGAAATGGCTGCCGGGGCTGGTACAGGGCAATGGGCACGACGGCAATAAGATTAAGATTCGTCAATTGTTGAATCAAACAAGCGGACTTCCAGACTACTTGACGCCAGAGCTAAGAACGAAATTACTCACGAATCCAGACGGAAATTATACAGCCGAACAGTTAGTCGCCATCGGATTGAAGCAAAAACCGGTAACGGGGTGGGCATACTCGAACACAAATTACGCGATTCTGGGACTCATTATCCAGAAAGCTACCGGGGAAACCTATGCAGAGCAGATTAAGAAGCGAATTATTGAACCGCTTCAATTGAAAGAAACATTCCTCCCAGGCAACTCGATGGATATTCCGAAAAAAAATGCCCGCGGCTACTTGGACACGGGAAATAAACTAGTAGATATAACGCTGCTCAACCCATCGATTGCGAATGCTGGCGGGGACATCATCTCGACAGGGGAAGACTTGACGACGTTTTTCCGTGCCTTACTTGGTGACAAGCTGTTGACACCGGAGATGAAGAAGGAGATGATGACCAGCACAGCCGATTCCCCATTTGGGCAGTATGGACTTGGCATCTATCAAACAAAGCTACCTAACGGTACCTACGTATGGGGACATGGCGGCGGTATTCCCGGATTTACTAACTTTGCGGGTGGAACGGAAGACGGTGAACATGTCATCTCGATCAATATCAATGTACTGGGTGATGCGGTTAAACACATTGACAATATTATAGCATCGGAGTTCGCAAGCGAACCCAAAAAAGAACTCACGGAAAAGGAAAAGAAAAGCAAGCATCGGGAAGATGTCAAACGCGTCATCGATGAAGTGATTACAAGCAAACGCGTCCCAAGTGTTGTGGCGGGCGGGCTGCAGGATGGGAAACGCTGGTCCTACGCTACAGGTACGGCCAGTTACGAAGTACCAAGCCGGGTAGAACCAGATTTTTCATTCCGTATCGGAAGCGTCACGAAGACGTTCACCGCTTCCGTTGTATTGCAGTTGGCTGAGGAGAAACAATTGAGTCTGGATGATTCAGTCGAAAAATGGCTGCCAGGCGTCGTAAAGGGGAACGGATATGACGGTAACAATATTAAGATTCGTCAGTTATTGAACCATACAAGCGGGCTTGCGAGCTATACGGATGATAATTTGCGGGATATAATCTTGCCTCAAAATCCTTTCCGTTACTATTCCGTCGACGATCTTATCGGCTTGGCACTTGCAAAACCGCCTGTATATGCACCGGGGAAGGGATGGAACTATTCCAACGTCAATACGATACTTGCCGGCAAAATTATTCAGAAGGTAACCGGGGATACGTATGCGGAACAGATCAGGAAACGGTTCATCGAACCGCTCGGGCTGACGGAGACGTTCGTCATGGAGAATAGCTCCCATATTCCGGGTAAGCATGCCACGGGATATAATATGGATAGATCGGGTCATTTGTATGATTTGACTGAAATGAATCAATCCTGGGCAAATGCAGCCGGAGATATAGTATCAAACGTCAAAGATTTGACCACCTTCTTCAGTGCGCTGTTAGGCGGAAAGCTACTAAATCAAGAGATGATGGACCAGATGCTCACAACAGTAGATTCACCTATGGGTAAAGTCGGACTAGGGATTTTTGAAGGGAAAACACCGGACGGGCAATCCTATTGGGGGCATGCCGGCGGTACTTTCGGATTTGAGACGAGAGCCTTCGGACCTCTAGGTGGGAAGCATATTTTGGTAACGGCCATCAACTCGGTAGGACCGGACGCTACTGCGGCTCACATTAAATTACTCAACAAGGAGTTTGGCCGTTAA
- a CDS encoding amidase family protein, with product MEHIFGLKKLNSEEVTILELQDAMDKGEVTSRELVMYYMYRIATIDQSGPMINSIMEINPDAIFIAEALDQERKLVGARSPLHGVPVLLKGNIETNDKMHTSAGALALENHVSSRDAFLVQKLRNAGAIILGKTNMTEWANGMSSSMWAGYSSIGGQTKNPYGDFFTGGSSTGSAASVAANLTTIAVGTETSGSILSPAVQNAIVGIKPTVGLISRLGIIPWTYSQDTAGPMARTVTDAAILLGALAGKDERDPATWKNEHSNVDYTAFLDKDGLSNATIGVFRNVPPEKYRDIGEYDERLFNDAVAKLKDSGAIVIEDVEIPSFHKEWEYNKMNIEFKHSVEHYLQSLPAHLPIHTLNELIEWNEQNTEKALKYGQDSLKYRSTLDKPLKSPKYILESITDLYYSQNRGIDYALEKYGLDTILFPSYVGADICARAGYPSIAVPAGFQENGRAFGITFAGTAFSEPTLIRIAFAFEQKTKHRRMPNFKN from the coding sequence ATGGAACATATCTTTGGATTAAAAAAATTAAATAGTGAAGAAGTAACGATACTTGAATTACAGGATGCAATGGATAAGGGGGAAGTTACTTCAAGAGAGCTTGTAATGTATTACATGTATCGGATCGCAACGATTGACCAGAGTGGCCCGATGATAAACTCTATTATGGAAATTAATCCAGATGCGATTTTTATTGCAGAAGCATTAGACCAAGAAAGAAAATTAGTAGGAGCAAGAAGCCCTTTACATGGTGTCCCTGTATTATTGAAAGGAAATATTGAAACAAATGATAAAATGCATACAAGTGCGGGTGCACTAGCCTTGGAAAACCATGTAAGCTCAAGGGATGCCTTCCTTGTCCAAAAACTAAGGAACGCAGGTGCAATTATTCTTGGGAAAACAAATATGACAGAATGGGCAAATGGGATGTCTTCATCAATGTGGGCGGGATACAGTTCAATAGGGGGGCAAACAAAAAATCCATATGGGGATTTTTTTACTGGTGGATCTAGTACGGGATCTGCCGCATCCGTTGCAGCAAATCTTACTACAATCGCAGTTGGGACAGAAACATCTGGCTCTATTTTAAGCCCAGCTGTACAGAACGCTATTGTTGGCATAAAGCCAACCGTAGGTTTAATAAGTCGATTAGGAATAATTCCGTGGACCTATTCTCAGGATACAGCTGGACCTATGGCAAGGACTGTGACTGATGCAGCGATCTTATTGGGTGCTCTTGCGGGCAAGGATGAAAGAGATCCCGCTACTTGGAAGAATGAACATTCTAATGTGGACTATACAGCATTTTTGGATAAAGACGGATTAAGTAATGCAACCATAGGCGTCTTCAGAAATGTTCCACCTGAGAAATATCGTGACATTGGCGAGTATGATGAAAGATTATTTAATGATGCTGTGGCAAAACTTAAAGATTCTGGAGCCATAGTAATAGAAGATGTAGAAATTCCATCGTTCCATAAAGAGTGGGAATATAACAAAATGAACATTGAATTTAAGCATTCTGTTGAACACTATTTGCAAAGTCTCCCCGCTCATCTTCCTATTCATACTTTAAATGAATTGATTGAATGGAACGAACAGAATACGGAGAAGGCTTTGAAATACGGACAAGATTCATTGAAATATCGATCAACACTTGATAAGCCATTAAAGAGTCCGAAATATATTCTAGAGTCTATTACTGATTTATATTATTCACAAAATAGGGGTATAGATTATGCTTTAGAAAAGTATGGATTGGATACAATCCTGTTTCCTTCTTATGTCGGAGCTGATATATGTGCGAGAGCGGGTTATCCATCCATAGCAGTACCTGCTGGGTTCCAAGAGAATGGAAGAGCATTTGGAATTACATTCGCAGGAACGGCTTTTAGTGAACCGACACTAATTCGTATTGCATTTGCATTCGAACAAAAAACGAAACACAGGAGAATGCCAAATTTCAAGAATTAA
- a CDS encoding hybrid sensor histidine kinase/response regulator transcription factor: MFSIMKKWFWYDWILVAIRTIWLVIIASAGFVDPSLITGSLGFVLSFALVIYLVPFIVRYRKEAWYLPIEVMATGFFYLYLAYAAPGLLWSFVLLVITIGLASSRTTYVWTGILCGIVFPVLNGWIADLLPVEFIVSCSLGFAIGFAFNILVQSHQQARIIQEQNQLLEQHIKRIEELTLLEERNRLSHELHDTIGHSLTSLIIGVESLRSTVPNSQIERIDSLVGIAQHSLVDIRKHLHQLSHAPLSHSLSESLQQLIEEFMKSTGTTVKFRVIGSEILVMQKINFCLHRCLQESLTNAVRHGQANVISVQMHFDSQQLRLQIEDNGIGMEEIQFGFGLGGMKERLEQFHGTLSIHSGSGQGTFIICHIPLQTEPVHDDAIRLLIVDDQVIIADSLKQILDQHVDFIVVGTAGNGREALEHCERSQPDIVLMEIRMQGMGGLETLLEVKQRWPLMKVVFMTTFEDSLQAATALECGAEGYMLKSTHPREMKEALKLIYNGGTWIDQSVATRVFEEMKRQREQLEKIGSSLKIYPYGLTKREIEILGHLSDGLRYKSIAAKLFLSEGTIRNYCSILYSKLGVNNREEAIKIARTENIV; encoded by the coding sequence GTGTTCTCTATCATGAAAAAATGGTTCTGGTATGATTGGATACTTGTAGCCATACGAACAATTTGGCTGGTCATTATCGCAAGCGCTGGTTTTGTTGATCCGTCCTTGATCACTGGGTCGCTTGGGTTTGTACTTTCTTTTGCTCTCGTCATTTACCTCGTTCCATTCATCGTCCGCTATAGAAAAGAAGCTTGGTATCTTCCTATTGAAGTCATGGCAACGGGCTTTTTTTATCTTTATTTAGCCTACGCAGCTCCAGGACTACTATGGTCATTTGTCTTGCTCGTGATAACGATCGGATTGGCGAGCAGTCGAACAACTTATGTGTGGACAGGGATCCTCTGCGGAATCGTATTCCCGGTATTGAACGGTTGGATCGCTGATCTTCTCCCGGTTGAGTTCATCGTTAGCTGCAGCCTAGGTTTTGCCATCGGCTTTGCGTTCAATATCTTAGTTCAGTCCCATCAACAAGCCCGAATCATTCAAGAGCAGAATCAGTTACTGGAGCAGCATATTAAGCGGATTGAGGAGCTTACGCTGCTCGAGGAGCGCAACCGACTGTCACATGAGCTGCATGACACGATTGGCCATTCGCTTACCTCGCTTATCATCGGTGTCGAATCGCTGCGATCGACCGTACCGAATTCGCAGATCGAGAGGATTGATTCGCTTGTTGGTATCGCTCAGCACAGTCTGGTTGATATCCGAAAACATCTGCACCAGCTCTCTCATGCTCCGCTCAGCCATTCGTTAAGTGAGTCGTTACAGCAGTTAATCGAAGAGTTCATGAAGTCGACAGGTACAACGGTCAAATTCCGTGTGATCGGCAGTGAGATCCTCGTGATGCAAAAAATAAACTTTTGTCTACATCGCTGCCTTCAAGAATCTCTAACCAACGCAGTTCGGCACGGTCAAGCGAACGTGATATCTGTTCAGATGCATTTCGATAGTCAGCAACTCCGGTTACAGATTGAAGATAACGGCATCGGCATGGAAGAAATCCAATTCGGATTTGGGCTGGGTGGGATGAAGGAACGGCTTGAACAATTTCACGGCACACTGTCGATACATTCCGGGTCCGGTCAAGGGACATTTATCATCTGTCATATTCCGTTGCAGACAGAACCTGTACATGACGACGCGATCCGCCTGCTGATCGTTGATGATCAGGTGATCATAGCCGACAGCTTGAAGCAGATTTTGGATCAGCATGTTGATTTTATCGTCGTTGGTACGGCAGGTAACGGGCGAGAAGCATTAGAACATTGTGAGCGATCCCAACCGGATATCGTACTAATGGAAATTCGTATGCAAGGAATGGGCGGGCTTGAAACTTTACTCGAGGTAAAACAACGATGGCCTCTAATGAAGGTTGTGTTCATGACAACGTTCGAGGATTCCTTGCAGGCAGCAACTGCATTAGAGTGCGGGGCGGAAGGATACATGCTGAAATCGACTCATCCGCGGGAGATGAAGGAAGCCTTAAAACTTATTTATAACGGAGGAACCTGGATCGATCAATCGGTTGCGACGCGAGTTTTCGAAGAGATGAAGCGTCAACGTGAGCAGTTGGAAAAGATCGGCTCAAGTCTGAAAATCTATCCGTACGGGCTTACGAAACGCGAGATCGAAATTCTGGGTCATCTGTCGGACGGACTTCGCTACAAGTCGATCGCTGCCAAGTTATTTTTATCGGAGGGAACGATCCGCAATTACTGCTCGATTCTCTACTCGAAGCTCGGCGTCAACAACCGAGAAGAAGCAATAAAGATAGCGCGAACGGAGAATATCGTGTAG
- a CDS encoding AraC family transcriptional regulator: MNTITYELQDARMLVDKGTLSPTALILSFVAIIVPTEAIVLRSASAVYKVEKGKFIVLQHAEADMSIEPADMAEFAPVYAVVFQSYQLTERTDNSLLYHIHHEHLPEQGSVMEFPRHSFVLLQNLMEQLRQALWIQIAPRLNLMLDELLRSILVSNVYGTSFMTHEPAIQRALSYMNQHFDASITRSFMARMTGFNPSYFSSLFRKETGWSFADASYLGKMFRKMVGLTPSAFRQRRGAERIVGMQFLGALLAVGIKPVASTLDVLRSSLLLHEELDGITEMEEMHTVEVLKPLAPELILAPTYYYNYPDALKALESIAPVIMLDWGTMDKMDEVRVIGSLLGRSIEAERWIFRLQQKALTARQLLRLCIAPHETVGLYEMRHDQRWLIPHDSVRSVFNLYRLLKLAPPSRTREEVLDPAKHLFIREQDLPGYAADHMFLIVPGGDTEVFKGRMMTHGIWQQLAQEQGCNFYLLQLEEFWMDEGVSLEKQMDIVVDMLTSGQRSLSEENNVLD; the protein is encoded by the coding sequence ATGAATACGATTACCTACGAACTACAGGATGCACGCATGCTGGTGGATAAGGGAACGCTTAGTCCTACTGCATTGATTTTATCATTTGTAGCCATCATTGTGCCGACCGAGGCCATCGTCTTGCGTTCTGCGAGCGCTGTGTACAAGGTGGAAAAAGGAAAGTTTATCGTTCTACAACATGCAGAAGCGGACATGAGCATAGAACCCGCCGACATGGCTGAATTTGCGCCTGTATATGCAGTGGTTTTCCAGAGCTATCAATTAACGGAGCGGACGGACAATAGCTTGCTTTACCATATTCATCATGAGCATTTGCCAGAGCAGGGGAGTGTAATGGAATTTCCGCGGCATTCGTTCGTACTGCTGCAGAACCTGATGGAACAGCTTCGGCAGGCATTATGGATTCAGATTGCTCCCAGGTTGAATTTAATGCTCGATGAGCTGCTACGAAGCATTCTTGTCAGCAATGTGTATGGAACCAGCTTTATGACCCATGAGCCAGCGATCCAACGAGCGCTTTCTTATATGAACCAGCATTTTGACGCATCGATTACGCGTTCTTTTATGGCACGGATGACAGGGTTTAATCCAAGCTATTTTTCTTCACTTTTTCGCAAGGAAACAGGCTGGAGCTTTGCCGATGCTTCTTATTTGGGCAAAATGTTCAGAAAAATGGTCGGTTTAACACCTAGCGCTTTCCGTCAAAGACGGGGCGCAGAACGGATTGTGGGTATGCAGTTTCTTGGGGCATTGCTTGCTGTCGGCATCAAGCCCGTGGCTTCAACGCTTGATGTACTGCGCTCTTCTTTATTGCTCCACGAGGAGCTGGATGGAATTACAGAGATGGAGGAGATGCATACGGTGGAGGTGCTGAAGCCGTTAGCACCGGAGTTAATACTGGCTCCTACCTATTACTATAACTATCCTGATGCTCTTAAGGCGCTGGAGAGTATAGCCCCGGTAATTATGCTAGATTGGGGAACTATGGATAAAATGGATGAGGTTAGAGTGATAGGCAGCCTACTGGGCAGAAGCATCGAGGCCGAACGATGGATTTTTAGGCTGCAGCAGAAAGCCCTTACAGCTAGGCAGCTACTCAGACTCTGTATAGCTCCGCATGAAACGGTAGGGTTGTATGAAATGAGGCATGACCAGAGATGGCTAATTCCTCATGATTCGGTTCGTTCTGTCTTCAATCTCTATCGGTTGCTAAAGCTTGCGCCACCATCGCGCACCAGGGAAGAAGTGCTTGATCCGGCAAAACACCTTTTTATTCGGGAGCAGGACTTGCCTGGATATGCGGCAGACCACATGTTTTTGATCGTTCCGGGCGGAGACACAGAAGTCTTTAAGGGTAGGATGATGACACACGGCATATGGCAGCAGCTCGCGCAGGAGCAAGGCTGCAACTTTTATTTACTGCAGTTGGAAGAGTTCTGGATGGACGAGGGGGTATCACTAGAGAAGCAAATGGACATTGTGGTGGACATGCTGACATCAGGACAGCGGAGCCTGTCAGAAGAAAATAATGTTTTAGACTGA
- a CDS encoding CD3324 family protein, producing the protein MKYISAEALLPEDLLKEIQKYVQGRMVYIPNSEGSRKKWGEKSGNRNYLNLRNSQIHQKFGEGSNIDQLSELFSLSHDSIKKIVYSKNN; encoded by the coding sequence TTGAAATATATAAGTGCTGAAGCTTTATTGCCAGAAGACTTACTTAAGGAAATACAGAAGTATGTGCAAGGTCGAATGGTATACATCCCCAACTCTGAAGGGTCTCGCAAAAAGTGGGGTGAAAAATCAGGGAACAGAAATTACCTGAACCTCAGAAACAGCCAGATTCACCAGAAATTCGGTGAGGGATCTAATATTGATCAGCTCTCAGAACTATTCAGCCTTTCCCATGATAGTATCAAAAAAATTGTGTATTCAAAAAATAACTAG
- the rsgA gene encoding ribosome small subunit-dependent GTPase A: protein MIDLKTYGYTEIEEIPGELLPGRITELRRERFTVVTERGEVTAVLKGAFYHSAETREDFPCVGDFVLLRYNESGDSLIVTVLPRRSKFSRADYSGHGAAYAKTVLEQVVATNFDYVFILSSLNWDFNVTRIMRYLTQARQSGGQPVIILTKADLVEDFNIPLAEVTQSIPDVPVHAICSHTGLGLNELNPYLMPGKTVVFLGMSGVGKSSLLNALMERDVMKVQAIREVDSRGRHTTTHRQLFMLPSGTMVIDTPGMRELGLFDADEGIRASFTDVEEWFPQCRFTDCRHQAEPGCAVLAALADGSLPRERWEHYVAQQHENKYVQDKTSYLIDKRAQNKTIAMWSKQTKKNGGWKK from the coding sequence ATGATTGATTTAAAAACCTATGGCTATACAGAAATAGAAGAAATACCCGGCGAGTTATTGCCCGGCAGGATTACGGAGCTTCGGCGGGAGCGTTTCACGGTAGTAACAGAGCGGGGCGAGGTAACGGCTGTGCTCAAAGGCGCGTTCTATCACAGCGCAGAAACGCGAGAAGACTTTCCGTGCGTCGGTGATTTTGTCTTGCTGCGCTACAATGAGAGCGGAGATTCTCTCATCGTTACGGTACTGCCCCGCCGCTCCAAGTTCTCACGCGCGGATTACTCAGGGCATGGCGCAGCCTATGCCAAAACCGTGCTGGAACAGGTCGTCGCAACCAACTTTGACTATGTGTTTATCCTTTCTTCTCTGAATTGGGATTTCAACGTTACCCGCATCATGCGTTATCTGACACAGGCCAGACAGAGCGGCGGCCAGCCGGTCATTATTCTGACCAAGGCTGATCTCGTTGAAGATTTCAATATTCCGCTCGCAGAAGTCACACAAAGCATCCCTGATGTGCCGGTTCACGCGATCTGCAGTCATACAGGCCTGGGACTGAACGAACTCAATCCCTACTTGATGCCTGGTAAAACAGTCGTCTTTCTCGGCATGTCCGGCGTCGGTAAATCGTCTCTGCTCAATGCGTTGATGGAACGGGACGTAATGAAGGTTCAGGCGATCCGGGAGGTCGACAGCCGGGGGCGGCATACGACAACGCACCGTCAGCTGTTCATGCTCCCCTCCGGTACGATGGTCATCGATACGCCGGGTATGCGTGAGCTTGGGCTTTTTGATGCCGACGAAGGCATACGCGCAAGCTTTACCGATGTGGAGGAATGGTTCCCGCAATGCCGATTTACGGATTGCCGCCATCAGGCCGAGCCGGGCTGTGCCGTTCTTGCCGCGCTTGCCGACGGTTCGTTGCCACGTGAACGGTGGGAGCATTATGTTGCCCAGCAGCATGAGAACAAGTATGTCCAGGATAAAACGAGCTACCTCATCGACAAGAGGGCTCAAAACAAAACGATCGCCATGTGGAGCAAGCAAACGAAGAAAAACGGAGGATGGAAGAAATGA
- a CDS encoding aminoglycoside phosphotransferase family protein → MNIKFETLIYALSRRFKKDIISADCQTMPLQGGTVGNVYLVTGIAETADGEKLPYRIVLKIQKKWERYGDPGSWRREYDLYASDLGATFSDAFRWPTCYHAEINAEENKFQLWLEFIDGVTGLDLTGDMYEQAVLELGRYQGKLYAEQPAVLQSLTNLSHADLMKNTYLHYRSWPVVYDYIRSEDCEFPQHVRQMLIDIDEHADEILARIEKLPLVLCHRDFWVTNLIYADGKIALIDWDTSGWGYLGEDLASLIADEADIDHMVEYYQRCVPAYYKGFSEYADVSPIADHCVYELILLVFGYRLVEWYLHTEDDDEKTKHVHTLQKIYEMKTSPVQG, encoded by the coding sequence ATGAATATTAAATTCGAAACGCTGATCTATGCCTTAAGCCGACGGTTCAAGAAGGATATCATCTCGGCCGACTGCCAAACCATGCCGTTACAGGGCGGAACTGTGGGAAATGTGTACCTGGTAACGGGGATCGCCGAAACAGCGGATGGCGAAAAATTGCCATACCGTATCGTGCTGAAAATCCAGAAGAAATGGGAGCGTTACGGCGATCCGGGTTCATGGCGCCGGGAATATGATCTCTATGCGTCTGACTTGGGAGCGACGTTCTCGGATGCCTTCCGCTGGCCGACATGTTATCACGCCGAGATCAATGCCGAAGAAAATAAATTCCAGCTGTGGCTGGAATTTATCGATGGCGTAACCGGTTTAGACTTGACCGGTGACATGTATGAACAGGCCGTGCTGGAGTTAGGACGCTATCAAGGCAAGCTGTATGCGGAGCAGCCCGCTGTTCTGCAGAGCCTGACCAACCTGAGCCATGCGGATCTCATGAAGAATACGTATCTGCATTACCGGTCATGGCCGGTCGTCTACGATTATATACGCTCGGAGGACTGCGAATTCCCGCAGCACGTGCGGCAAATGCTCATCGACATCGATGAGCACGCAGACGAGATACTCGCCCGCATCGAAAAATTGCCCCTCGTGCTATGCCACCGGGACTTCTGGGTGACCAACCTGATCTATGCCGACGGGAAAATCGCGCTCATCGACTGGGATACATCCGGATGGGGCTACCTGGGCGAGGATCTCGCAAGCCTGATTGCGGATGAAGCGGATATCGATCACATGGTCGAATACTACCAGCGATGTGTCCCCGCGTATTACAAAGGCTTTTCGGAGTATGCGGATGTATCCCCTATCGCCGATCATTGCGTCTACGAGCTGATCCTTCTCGTATTCGGGTACAGGCTTGTGGAGTGGTATCTCCACACAGAGGACGATGACGAGAAGACGAAGCATGTCCATACGCTCCAAAAAATCTATGAAATGAAGACCAGCCCTGTGCAGGGTTGA
- a CDS encoding chloramphenicol phosphotransferase CPT family protein: MKQGILVYLNGTSSSGKTSISTELINQKEIPFYHLSIDDFFNNYNDFINNKFPDEPTREIDHQVVSQILDDSIFSVYHSTIKLLSELGFNVIVDTIIVNDKRFNEFVDQFFDQPTLFIGVICSKEELIRREQTRGDRPIGLAASQFSKVYCFDEYDLEVNTEEMNPTECAEKILSFIKSNKDYSVFKKLSKRNVSVS, from the coding sequence TTGAAGCAAGGGATATTAGTTTATCTAAATGGAACTTCAAGTTCTGGAAAGACCTCCATATCGACTGAACTGATAAATCAGAAAGAGATTCCTTTTTATCATTTATCAATTGATGATTTTTTTAATAATTACAATGATTTTATTAATAATAAATTTCCAGATGAACCTACAAGAGAAATAGATCATCAAGTTGTCTCACAAATACTTGATGATTCCATATTCTCAGTGTACCATTCGACAATTAAATTGTTATCAGAACTGGGTTTTAATGTAATAGTAGATACCATAATCGTCAATGACAAGAGGTTTAATGAGTTTGTTGATCAATTTTTCGATCAGCCTACGTTATTTATAGGTGTAATATGCTCGAAAGAAGAACTCATAAGAAGAGAGCAAACAAGAGGAGATAGACCGATCGGACTAGCAGCTTCACAGTTTAGCAAAGTATATTGCTTTGATGAATATGACCTCGAAGTAAATACGGAAGAGATGAATCCAACAGAATGTGCCGAAAAGATATTAAGTTTTATTAAGTCCAATAAGGATTACTCGGTATTTAAGAAATTAAGTAAAAGAAATGTTAGTGTTTCCTAG